From one Brachypodium distachyon strain Bd21 chromosome 4, Brachypodium_distachyon_v3.0, whole genome shotgun sequence genomic stretch:
- the LOC112272484 gene encoding uncharacterized protein LOC112272484, producing MALPSFGLPDLLRDSPDETPPVLLSNSPDPPLPVLLRDSLTAPVSPHMTAGNCQFLPSCDALTAPQLTSMLERDSTSQTMAGGNEVVPCLVINPAISDKAPNQSMIAQNDSSCDFAFQDNGGQADINPPLIVQDSFSTPKKRTRSGPFCGSSFTPECDDNLKPAVGMTFENMEAIKEFYKAYAHKVGFSVRNGQKRTAANSVVVWRQFLCAKAGFRTKKEEARKVVNGNKPRMHMTKITRCGCEAMITIKLMQDGKYSITYFHEEHTHEFVSPTKQHLIKSSRQVGERAKTTLLT from the exons ATGGCGCTGCCGTCGTTTGGACTACCTGACCTCCTCCGTGACTCGCCGGATGAGACGCCACCAGTCCTCCTGTCCAACTCGCCGGATCCGCCACTGCCAGTACTCTTGCGCGATTCCCTTACTGCTCCCGTCTCTCCTCACATGACGGCGGGGAACTGCCAGTTTCTGCCCTCGTGCGATGCCCTCACTGCTCCCCAACTGACTAGCATGTTGGAGCGGGACTCCACATCACAGACCATGGCCGGCGGCAACGAGGTCGTCCCTTGTTTGGTTATTAATCCAGCTATTTCTGACAAAGCACCAAATCAATCTATGATTGCACAG AACGATTCCAGCTGTGATTTTGCTTTTCAAGACAATGGTGGTCAAGCAGACATCAATCCTCCCCTAATTGTTCAGGATAGCTTCAGTACACCCAAAAAGAGAACCCGCAGTGGGCCTTTTTGT GGTTCATCATTTACACCAGAATGTGATGACAACTTAAAGCCGGCTGTAGGTATGACATTTGAGAACATGGAAGCCATCAAGGAGTTCTACAAGGCTTATGCACACAAGGTTGGGTTTTCAGTCCGAAATGGACAGAAGAGGACTGCAGCAAATTCGGTGGTGGTGTGGAGGCAATTTCTGTGTGCCAAAGCAGGTTTCAGAACCAAGAAAGAGGAAGCCAGAAAGGTTGTGAACGGAAATAAGCCAAGAATGCATATGACAAAGATTACTAGATGTGGTTGTGAGGCCATGATAACTATCAAGCTTATGCAGGATGGCAAATACTCAATaacatattttcatgaagaACATACACATGAGTTTGTCTCACCTACCAAACAACATTTAATCAAGTCTAGTAGACAAGTTGGTGAGAGGGCAAAAACCACACTGCTCACATGA
- the LOC100838046 gene encoding uncharacterized protein LOC100838046 produces the protein MLSFIRWEWRLDSISLFCKLCLPSHSWVWLLEKPDEIILNMVRITGNEIGWLLSNSLALERFTLNGCSDIYRLKIPCNLRRLSYLEVVYCSELKVIESEAPNISNMRVIARFHLQLLLGGAASPVKHLFMYFPGSVRYTCAKLSSDTPNLETLYIESTKEMVNRPMVSSRFLQLQYLKIHVIMDNSPRYDYFFLVSLIDASPSLTTLLLDVSQQRMEHVSIFEDPTELRQMPEQMHGKLQNVQFSGFSSAKSLIELTRHILGVSTSLKKLVLNTRPGRNVYVRPDHKIGKCFGMERNHVVEAIRAAMAIDIYIRPKVPSTVNLCVQAPCSRCHVVKDLGDPATSLSTH, from the exons ATGCTCAGTTTTATCAGATGGGAATGGAGACTCGATTCGATCTCTTTATTTTGCAAGTTGTGCCTTCCATCCCACAGTTGGGTTTGGTTGCTTGAGAAGCCTGACGAGATTATTCTGAATATGGTGCGTATAACGGGGAATGAGATAGGGTGGCTTTTGTCTAATTCTCTTGCTTTGGAGCGGTTCACACTCAACGGTTGCAGTGACATATATCGCTTGAAGATACCTTGCAATCTTCGGAGGTTGAGCTACCTGGAGGTGGTTTATTGCAGCGAGCTCAAAGTGATAGAGAGTGAAGCTCCAAACATCTCCAATATGCGAGTTATAGCTCGCTTCCATCTACAACTCTTACTTGGAGGAGCAGCGTCGCCAGTGAAGCACCTGTTCATGTATTTTCCCGGCAGTGTTCGTTATACTTGCGCGAAGCTTTCATCTGACACCCCAAATCTTGAAACGCTTTACATAGAGTCAACCAAGGAG ATGGTCAATAGACCAATGGTATCTAGCAGATTTCTCCAGCTTCAGTATTTGAAGATTCATGTTATAATGGACAATTCTCCGAGatatgattatttttttctggtTTCTTTAATTGACGCTTCTCCTTCCTTGACGACATTGCTCTTGGAC GTATCACAGCAACGCATGGAGCATGTCTCCATTTTCGAAGATCCCACGGAGTTGAGGCAGATGCCCGAGCAAATGCATGGCAAGCTTCAGAATGTGCAGTTCAGTGGTTTCTCTTCTGCGAAGAGCTTGATTGAGCTAACGCGGCATATCCTTGGGGTTTCAACGTCACTCAAGAAGCTTGTATTGAACACCAGACCCGGACGTAATGTGTATGTCCGCCCTGACCACAAAATTGGCAAATGCTTTGGCATGGAGAGGAACCATGTCGTGGAGGCTATTAGAGCGGCAATGGCTATTGACATCTACATTAGGCCAAAAGTGCCATCCACGGTTAACTTGTGTGTCCAGGCGCCTTGCAGTCGATGCCATGTTGTTAAGGACCTGGGTGATCCTGCTACCAGCTTGTCAACGCACTAG